GCTTGTTGACTTTGAGTTGGGTCTTGAATCCTAGTAGCATACAAGTATTTTACTGTGATTCTGTCATCAAGAGCAGATGAGCGGAAATTTTGAGCAAATGTGAGTATTTGTTAGTGTTAGTTAAGAAAACAGTAACTAGCTACTAACCTCCCAGTCCCCCATCCCCAGTCAGCAATCCCCTTTAGCTTCAGAACGACGACGACGACAACGTTCTGAGCAATATTTAACTTCATCCCAACAATCTTGCCATTTTTTCCGCCAAGTGAAGGGACGTTGACAGACTATACAGATTTTTTCAGGCAAGTCAGATTTAGAAACAGTACGTCCCATACGGATTTTAGATTGTAGATTTCTGATAAACTGATGATAAAATTTAGACACAAACAGACTTTCAACTCTGTCACCTGTCACCTGTATTTCTTACTGGCTAAATGGTGAGGTATTTCCAAAGGTATTACCTAAAGTATTGCCCAAAGTATTTCCCTCAAAATTATGAGGCGCTAGAGGCAATATTAAACGACTGACGACTCGATTATCTGGTACTTGATATATCTGCAATTGACCTCCCAACTGTTTGATTAAGTTTTGACAAATCAAAAAATGCAAGCCTGGTGGTTGATTGAGGTGTGTGGATGTGAGGACATCTTTCCATGTATTTTCATTGAGCAGTGCCAATAGCTGTGGATCAATGGTGCCATTATCTGTAATTGAGACTTCCAGTAATGTCTCATCTAAACGCTGACACCAGATATCAACTCTGTCACCAATTGGTGAACGGGTACAAGCACTAAGCAACAATTCGTAGATTACTAATTCAATTTTCACAATGTCGCCAGCTGTAGCCAATGGAAAGGAACCAGCGGCCGTAATAAGTTCTCCAGATAATGAGGTACTTTTGGGTGATTCTGCCTCTTCCGTTGGTTGTGTCAAACCATGTACACCTATCCACAGTTGTTGCTGCTTGGCGAAATTATCTACTCGTTCAATAGTTCGCTTCAATAAACTGGCAACTGACATAGTTTCCCAACTTAGATGCAACTGCCATTGCTCCTGTTTGATGACTCCTGTCATAGAGTTGGTAATATAATTTAACTGCCGCAACAAAAGCTTGTAACGCATTTGCTTCAGTTCATTACTGGGAATACCCAAATCCCGAATCTGAGTCAGCACTGACGCTGACATTCTATGGATTTCCTCTAAGCGCCGATGTTTGTACCAATTGAGATCTCGTAATACTTCAGTCTTATCCGTAAGCCTTTGGGTAATTTTATTTTGACTTTGCCACCAAGCTAACTGAGAAATTAGGGTAACAGTTGCATTGAGGTTGAGTTCTGACCAATATGCCCCTTCATAATCTGCCAGCAAAACTACACCTGTGGGTTGAGAATCGTCGGTGGTACGTAATGCCATGACCAAAACTTGACCATTTTCAGGAATGGTTAACCATTTTTTGGTTTCTGGTGGTACATCATAAGCCTTGAAAATAACGTAACTACTATGTGCCAATGCTAACTCAATGAGAATATCTCTCTCAACGAAAATTGGCACATCTGCAACAATACCAAAGTGATGATTGTTAATTACACCGCGAATAACTTTCGCCCGCTCTTCACCAAGATTCCAGGTTAAGACGATAGACAGGGGACATTCCAAAACATCTGCTATCTGTTTGAGAGCAATTGATTCAGTATTCTCACTTTCAGATTTGATGAGTGTATTTGGGTATTCTTTAAATAGTTGGGCAATTTTTTGCTGTTCTTCACTGATAGCATTTAGCTGGTGGTTACGGACTATGACACCAAGACACTGACTAACAACCCAGCATAATTCTTTTTGCAGAGTTGTCCAAGAGTGACTGCTCTCATGAGTAATAACCAGCAACACTTCCGGCTTATCACCTTGAATGCAGTTGCAAATCAACAGCGATCGCACACCATTGTCTAACAATTGGGGATGCCAACTAAATAAACGTAGATCATGCTCTAAGGTGGCAATTTCTATCGCATCTTTGGCATTTTGCAATAGATTAAAATCCATCTCTGAGAGAGGAGTGGGCGTAAATTTAAAAAATCGGCGATTATGCAACACGCCTTGGTAAATAACTTGATAGATATCTCGTCCCTGGTCGTACTCTAAAAGTAAAAAGCGCGTTGCTGCAAGACGCTCTAAAAGTTCTACTGCACAAGGATGTAAAATTTGTTGTAAATCTTGCTTTTTGTGTATAGCTTGAGAAAATTTGTTAGTCAGTTGGTGATTTTGTTGAATTTGTCCGATAGTATTTTCTAGGTTTTCGGTGGGAATAACCAAGGAAAGTAAGCCAGCCGCACCTTGAACGAAACTTTTATCAGCTTGACTCCAAATTCGTGGTTCACTAGTTTCCACAGAGATAAAGCCCAGTAAGTCTTTTTGCCAGATAATAGGCGCTGCTAGAAGCGATCGCACGCCCAGGCGTTGTAACAGCTTATCTT
This genomic interval from Anabaena sphaerica FACHB-251 contains the following:
- a CDS encoding DUF2256 domain-containing protein, whose protein sequence is MGRTVSKSDLPEKICIVCQRPFTWRKKWQDCWDEVKYCSERCRRRRSEAKGDC
- a CDS encoding GAF domain-containing protein, whose protein sequence is MSTDNQMGQPKKPIAAEQQILSLGKILQTLRDEDDVQVLITTTIGYLKKQFDYQFIWLGLYDSVSKKIHGQGGITPDGETSYLKRSVLLNPGNLICQVVTELCPVGVANLRGEVRAPEWQEVAAKYNIQGTIILPIRYKDNCLGVVLLGSQRWGYLLTGDARAKLLIVIGELGVVLDQNQKQRHSQENSNNSTTESLLELLENLRSLTLLDKKLAAAVEAIDQFVSPSRTNIYWFEREGNYFWSRMSSQLVKIGREWNDQRSSVGITAHELSDVYYALAVNQLVWLTESGSSLKSHIQDKLLQRLGVRSLLAAPIIWQKDLLGFISVETSEPRIWSQADKSFVQGAAGLLSLVIPTENLENTIGQIQQNHQLTNKFSQAIHKKQDLQQILHPCAVELLERLAATRFLLLEYDQGRDIYQVIYQGVLHNRRFFKFTPTPLSEMDFNLLQNAKDAIEIATLEHDLRLFSWHPQLLDNGVRSLLICNCIQGDKPEVLLVITHESSHSWTTLQKELCWVVSQCLGVIVRNHQLNAISEEQQKIAQLFKEYPNTLIKSESENTESIALKQIADVLECPLSIVLTWNLGEERAKVIRGVINNHHFGIVADVPIFVERDILIELALAHSSYVIFKAYDVPPETKKWLTIPENGQVLVMALRTTDDSQPTGVVLLADYEGAYWSELNLNATVTLISQLAWWQSQNKITQRLTDKTEVLRDLNWYKHRRLEEIHRMSASVLTQIRDLGIPSNELKQMRYKLLLRQLNYITNSMTGVIKQEQWQLHLSWETMSVASLLKRTIERVDNFAKQQQLWIGVHGLTQPTEEAESPKSTSLSGELITAAGSFPLATAGDIVKIELVIYELLLSACTRSPIGDRVDIWCQRLDETLLEVSITDNGTIDPQLLALLNENTWKDVLTSTHLNQPPGLHFLICQNLIKQLGGQLQIYQVPDNRVVSRLILPLAPHNFEGNTLGNTLGNTFGNTSPFSQ